A genomic segment from Streptosporangium roseum DSM 43021 encodes:
- a CDS encoding B3/B4 domain-containing protein → MIEDIWVDPAVTALRPDFAVLVMGVYGLRNGPTDDRSRAWLAGAADSAVSAEDPKVEAWREAYRAFGAKPQRTRPSVDALVRRMPLPEINLVVDAYNAISVRHGLPIGGEDLAHYEGTARLIRATGEEPFEVVEKGEPGIDHPEIGEVVWRDDRGATCRRWNWRQCVRTRITEETVDALFLLERLAPMSLEELRAAGDELVESLKIVTPGIRVESRLIAHG, encoded by the coding sequence GTGATTGAGGACATCTGGGTGGACCCCGCCGTAACCGCGCTCAGACCGGACTTCGCGGTCCTGGTCATGGGCGTGTACGGCCTGCGCAACGGACCGACCGACGACAGGTCCCGGGCCTGGCTGGCCGGGGCGGCCGACAGCGCGGTGAGCGCCGAGGACCCGAAGGTCGAGGCGTGGCGGGAGGCCTACCGGGCCTTCGGGGCGAAGCCGCAGCGGACCAGGCCGTCGGTGGACGCGCTGGTCAGGCGGATGCCGCTGCCGGAGATCAACCTGGTGGTCGACGCCTACAACGCGATCAGCGTCAGGCACGGGCTGCCGATCGGCGGGGAGGACCTGGCCCACTACGAGGGTACGGCCCGGCTGATCCGCGCCACGGGCGAGGAGCCGTTCGAGGTCGTCGAGAAGGGCGAGCCCGGCATCGACCACCCGGAGATCGGCGAGGTGGTCTGGCGCGACGACAGGGGCGCCACCTGCCGGCGCTGGAACTGGCGGCAGTGCGTGCGCACCCGGATCACCGAGGAGACCGTCGACGCGCTGTTCCTGCTGGAGCGGCTGGCGCCGATGTCGCTGGAGGAGCTGCGCGCGGCGGGGGACGAACTGGTCGAGTCGCTCAAGATCGTCACTCCGGGCATCCGGGTCGAGTCACGGCTCATAGCGCATGGGTGA
- a CDS encoding multifunctional oxoglutarate decarboxylase/oxoglutarate dehydrogenase thiamine pyrophosphate-binding subunit/dihydrolipoyllysine-residue succinyltransferase subunit has translation MSSESSRTNPLAAFGQNEWLVDELYQKYLQDPESVDRAWWNFFADYTPDSGSGRAAPPGAAKAAPATPTPAAAPATPAATPVTTAPKAKAIPADKPKQETQLPAGAEEVRLRGAAARTAANMEASLEVPTATSVRAVPAKLLIDNRIVINNHLSRGRGGKVSFTHLIGYAVIKALKALPEMNHSYAEADGKPVLVKPEHVNLGLAIDVAKSDGTRQLLVPSIKATEGMDFRQFWVAYEEVVRKARAGKLGVDDFSGTTISLTNPGTIGTVHSVPRLMPGQGTIIGVGAMEYPAEYQGASPETLSRLAVSKVMTLTSTYDHRIIQGAQSGDFLRQVHRLLLGEDGFYDEIFEALRIPYEPVRWVQDISTTHDDDVAKSARVIELIHAFRVRGHLMADTDPLEYKQRKHPDLDIKSHGLTLWDLEREFATGGFGGRPLMRLREILGVLRDSYCRTIGVEYMHMQNPEERAWIQARVERPHAKPDREEQLRILERLNTAEAFETFLQTKFVGQKRFSLEGSESLIPLLDSVLSAAAEENLDESVIGMAHRGRLNVLANIVGKSYGQIFGEFEGNIDPRTAHGSGDVKYHLGATGDFVSPDGSKLKTSVVANPSHLETVDPVLEGVVRAKQDLLERGEEGFTVLPVLVHGDAAFAGQGVVAETLNLSQLRGYRTGGTVHIVVNNQVGFTTSPASSRSSVYATDVARMIQAPILHVNGDDPEAVVRVGKLAFEYRQAFRKDVVIDLICYRRRGHNESDNPSFTQPLMYDLIDAKRSTRKLYTEALIGRGDITVEEAEGALRDYQAKLENAFAETRAASKESTGEFARPVDVDSVIPWSHEDTPTGISEETVKRIVDTQLNLPEGFTIHPRLLPVIQRRGQMVAEDRIDWGMGETLAFGSLLIDGHPVRLVGQDSRRGTFVQRHAVLVDRVTGEEHTPLKTFNEGTTKFYVYDSLLSEYAALGFEYGYSVERPEALVAWEAQFGDFVNGAQSVIDEYITAGEQKWGQRSGVTLLLPHGYEGQGPDHSSARIERFLQMCAYDNMTVAQPTLPANYFHLLRWQTKSNRHRPLVVFTPKSLLRHKAAVSPVSEFTSGSFRPVLGDTTVNPAEVRKVVLCSGKIYYDLAAARDRQGRTDVAIVRLERLYPFPMNPLAAELGRYADGVELVWAQDEPVNMGPWPFLTLKLAENPDTFGGRPIKRVSRKANSSPATGSHSAHEAELQQMLGEIFS, from the coding sequence GTGTCGTCTGAGTCGTCGCGGACAAACCCGCTGGCAGCCTTTGGTCAAAACGAATGGCTTGTCGACGAGCTGTACCAGAAGTACCTCCAGGATCCCGAGTCTGTGGACCGCGCCTGGTGGAACTTCTTCGCTGATTACACCCCTGATTCCGGGTCCGGCAGAGCCGCGCCCCCGGGGGCGGCCAAAGCCGCGCCCGCCACTCCAACCCCGGCTGCGGCTCCGGCGACCCCGGCCGCCACACCGGTGACCACCGCGCCGAAGGCCAAGGCCATCCCGGCGGACAAGCCCAAGCAGGAGACGCAGTTGCCCGCCGGTGCCGAGGAAGTCCGACTGCGCGGCGCCGCCGCCAGGACGGCTGCCAACATGGAGGCCAGCCTCGAGGTCCCGACGGCGACCAGCGTCCGCGCGGTCCCGGCGAAGCTGCTCATCGACAACCGCATCGTGATCAACAACCATCTGTCCCGCGGTCGCGGCGGCAAGGTCTCGTTCACGCACCTGATCGGTTACGCGGTCATCAAGGCCCTCAAGGCCCTGCCGGAGATGAACCACTCCTACGCCGAGGCCGACGGCAAGCCCGTGCTGGTCAAGCCGGAGCACGTCAACCTCGGCCTGGCCATCGACGTCGCCAAGAGCGACGGCACCCGCCAGCTCCTGGTGCCGTCGATCAAGGCGACCGAGGGCATGGACTTCCGCCAGTTCTGGGTGGCGTACGAGGAGGTCGTGCGCAAGGCCAGGGCAGGCAAGCTCGGCGTCGACGACTTCTCCGGCACCACGATCTCGCTGACCAACCCCGGGACGATCGGCACCGTCCACTCGGTGCCGCGTCTGATGCCGGGGCAGGGCACGATCATCGGTGTCGGCGCGATGGAGTACCCCGCGGAGTACCAGGGCGCCTCTCCCGAGACGCTCTCCCGGCTCGCGGTGAGCAAGGTCATGACGCTCACCAGCACCTATGACCACCGGATCATCCAGGGTGCCCAGTCGGGTGACTTCCTGCGCCAGGTCCACCGGCTCCTGCTGGGCGAGGACGGCTTCTACGACGAGATCTTCGAAGCCCTCCGGATCCCCTACGAGCCGGTCCGCTGGGTCCAGGACATCTCGACCACGCACGACGACGACGTGGCGAAGTCGGCCAGGGTCATCGAGCTGATCCATGCCTTCCGGGTCCGCGGCCATCTGATGGCCGACACCGACCCGCTGGAGTACAAGCAGCGCAAGCACCCCGACCTCGACATCAAGTCCCACGGGCTGACCCTGTGGGACCTGGAGCGCGAGTTCGCCACCGGCGGCTTCGGCGGCCGTCCTCTGATGCGGCTGCGCGAGATCCTCGGCGTGCTGCGTGACTCCTACTGCCGCACCATCGGCGTGGAGTACATGCACATGCAGAACCCCGAGGAGCGCGCCTGGATCCAGGCCCGGGTGGAGCGTCCCCACGCCAAGCCCGACCGCGAGGAGCAGCTGCGCATCCTGGAGCGGCTCAACACCGCCGAGGCGTTCGAGACGTTCCTGCAGACCAAGTTCGTCGGCCAGAAGCGCTTCTCGCTCGAAGGCAGCGAGTCGCTGATCCCGCTGCTCGACTCGGTGCTCTCCGCCGCCGCGGAGGAGAACCTCGATGAGTCCGTCATCGGCATGGCCCACCGCGGCCGCCTCAACGTGCTGGCCAACATCGTGGGCAAGTCCTACGGCCAGATCTTCGGCGAGTTCGAGGGCAACATCGACCCGCGGACGGCGCACGGTTCCGGCGACGTCAAGTACCACCTGGGCGCCACCGGTGACTTCGTCTCACCCGACGGCAGCAAGCTCAAGACCTCGGTCGTGGCCAACCCCTCGCACCTGGAGACGGTGGACCCGGTCCTTGAGGGCGTGGTCCGCGCCAAGCAGGACCTGCTGGAGCGGGGCGAGGAGGGCTTCACGGTCCTGCCCGTGCTCGTCCACGGCGACGCGGCCTTCGCCGGCCAGGGCGTGGTGGCCGAGACGCTGAACCTGTCGCAGCTGCGGGGCTACCGCACCGGCGGCACGGTCCACATCGTGGTCAACAACCAGGTCGGCTTCACCACCTCGCCGGCGTCCTCGCGCTCCAGCGTGTACGCCACCGACGTGGCGCGGATGATCCAGGCCCCGATCCTCCACGTCAACGGGGACGACCCCGAGGCCGTGGTCCGGGTCGGAAAGCTGGCGTTCGAATACCGCCAGGCGTTCCGCAAGGACGTCGTCATCGACCTGATCTGCTACCGGCGCCGCGGCCACAACGAGTCCGACAACCCGAGCTTCACCCAGCCGCTGATGTACGACCTGATCGACGCCAAGCGCTCCACCCGCAAGCTCTACACCGAGGCGCTGATCGGCCGGGGCGACATCACGGTGGAGGAGGCCGAGGGCGCGCTCCGCGACTACCAGGCCAAGCTGGAGAACGCCTTCGCCGAGACCCGTGCGGCGTCCAAGGAGTCGACCGGCGAGTTCGCCCGCCCGGTCGACGTGGACTCCGTCATCCCGTGGTCGCACGAGGACACCCCGACGGGGATCTCCGAGGAGACCGTCAAGCGGATCGTCGACACCCAGCTCAACCTGCCGGAGGGCTTCACCATCCATCCGCGCCTGCTGCCGGTCATCCAGCGCCGCGGGCAGATGGTCGCCGAGGACCGCATCGACTGGGGCATGGGCGAGACCCTCGCCTTCGGGTCGCTGCTGATCGACGGCCACCCGGTCCGCCTGGTCGGCCAGGACTCCCGGCGCGGCACCTTCGTCCAGCGGCACGCCGTGCTGGTGGACCGCGTCACGGGCGAGGAGCACACCCCGCTCAAGACGTTCAACGAGGGCACCACCAAGTTCTACGTCTACGACTCGCTGCTCAGCGAGTACGCCGCGCTCGGCTTCGAGTACGGCTACAGCGTGGAGCGCCCCGAGGCCCTGGTCGCCTGGGAGGCCCAGTTCGGTGACTTCGTCAACGGCGCCCAGTCCGTGATCGACGAGTACATCACCGCGGGCGAGCAGAAGTGGGGCCAGCGTTCCGGCGTCACCCTGCTGCTGCCGCACGGCTACGAGGGTCAGGGCCCGGATCACTCCTCGGCCCGCATCGAGCGCTTCCTGCAGATGTGCGCCTACGACAACATGACCGTGGCCCAGCCGACGCTGCCGGCGAACTACTTCCACCTGCTGCGCTGGCAGACGAAGTCGAACCGGCACCGCCCGCTGGTGGTGTTCACGCCCAAGTCGCTGCTGCGGCACAAGGCGGCGGTCTCGCCGGTCAGCGAGTTCACCTCGGGCTCGTTCCGGCCGGTGCTCGGCGACACCACGGTCAACCCGGCCGAGGTGCGCAAGGTCGTGCTCTGCTCCGGCAAGATCTACTACGACCTGGCGGCGGCCCGTGACAGGCAGGGCCGGACCGACGTGGCGATCGTCCGTCTGGAGCGGCTCTACCCGTTCCCGATGAACCCGCTCGCGGCCGAGCTGGGACGCTACGCCGACGGCGTCGAGCTGGTGTGGGCGCAGGACGAGCCGGTCAACATGGGCCCGTGGCCGTTCCTGACGCTGAAGCTGGCGGAGAACCCCGACACCTTCGGCGGCCGTCCGATCAAGCGGGTCTCCCGCAAGGCGAACTCCTCCCCCGCGACGGGCTCGCACTCCGCGCACGAGGCGGAGCTGCAGCAGATGCTGGGAGAGATCTTCAGCTAG
- a CDS encoding DUF6104 family protein, which produces MYFTDRGIEELVERRGQEEVNIVWLAERLREFVDLNPEFETPVERLATWLARLDDEDD; this is translated from the coding sequence ATGTATTTCACCGATCGGGGCATCGAGGAGCTCGTCGAGCGCCGCGGCCAGGAGGAGGTCAACATCGTGTGGCTGGCCGAGCGGCTGCGCGAGTTCGTCGACCTGAACCCGGAGTTCGAGACCCCGGTGGAGCGGCTGGCCACCTGGCTGGCCCGGCTGGACGACGAGGACGACTGA
- a CDS encoding DUF4097 family beta strand repeat-containing protein, protein MRQWTIEKPEQLTFDTVSKLNVRIVAGRLAVLASDGPPTLEVADIGTPPLIVTHEDDGTLTVTYKDLTWDGLLGWLRPGRRETTLTLTVPKDCPVNAGVVSASAVVAGFESRTSVKSVSGEIVLDGVSGEIHADTVSGDVESRGLVGDLSFKSVSGELTVAQGTPRRLRATTVSGRITADLELPPTGHVTMNSVSGEIMLRLPRGVETDVTIRSTSGRLDTAFAELRRSNQPGARTLTGRIGGGMASLSATTVSADVTLLKGEQA, encoded by the coding sequence ATGCGGCAGTGGACCATCGAGAAACCCGAGCAACTCACCTTCGACACCGTGAGCAAACTCAACGTCCGGATCGTGGCGGGCAGGCTGGCGGTGCTGGCCAGCGACGGCCCGCCCACCCTTGAGGTCGCCGACATCGGCACCCCGCCACTGATCGTCACCCACGAGGACGACGGCACGCTCACCGTCACATACAAGGACCTGACCTGGGACGGACTGCTCGGCTGGCTGCGCCCCGGACGTCGCGAGACCACGCTGACGCTGACCGTGCCGAAGGACTGCCCGGTCAACGCGGGAGTGGTCTCCGCCTCGGCCGTCGTCGCCGGTTTCGAGAGCCGCACCTCGGTCAAGAGCGTCTCCGGTGAGATCGTGCTCGACGGGGTGAGCGGCGAGATCCACGCCGACACCGTCTCCGGCGACGTGGAGAGCCGCGGCCTGGTCGGCGACCTGTCCTTCAAGAGCGTCTCGGGCGAACTGACCGTGGCCCAGGGCACGCCCCGCCGGCTCCGCGCCACCACCGTCTCCGGCCGGATCACCGCCGATCTGGAGCTCCCGCCGACCGGTCACGTGACGATGAACAGCGTCTCGGGCGAGATCATGCTCCGGCTGCCGCGCGGGGTCGAGACCGATGTCACGATCCGCTCCACCTCCGGCAGGCTCGACACCGCCTTCGCCGAGCTCCGCCGCTCCAACCAGCCCGGCGCCAGGACGCTGACCGGCCGGATCGGCGGCGGCATGGCGTCCCTGTCGGCGACCACCGTCTCGGCGGACGTCACTCTTCTGAAGGGAGAGCAGGCATGA
- a CDS encoding PadR family transcriptional regulator has product MSPVFGHGRLRLYLLKLLEESPRHGYEVIRLLQDRFLGVYSPSPGTIYPRLARLEEEGLVTHEVLDGKKVFTITDRGRDELNTRLDELADLEQEISDSVRDIAREVKEDVRDTVKSLREELTQMARDVRQGSKQEQSQARHEQREAWREQKAEWQRQKQEWQRQKQEWQRQSHEWKHDWKRIWADSFTGHGSRDRDARLGQMLAEFVEELRTDAAGAQVTEETLATAQDALYDAARRIRDALR; this is encoded by the coding sequence ATGAGTCCGGTCTTCGGCCACGGACGGCTCCGGCTCTATCTCCTCAAACTGCTGGAGGAGAGCCCCCGCCACGGCTACGAGGTGATCCGGCTGCTCCAGGACCGCTTCCTCGGCGTCTACTCGCCCTCACCCGGCACGATCTATCCGCGCCTGGCCCGGCTGGAGGAGGAGGGCCTGGTCACCCACGAGGTCCTGGACGGCAAGAAGGTCTTCACCATCACCGACCGGGGCCGCGACGAGCTGAACACCCGCCTCGACGAGCTCGCCGACCTGGAGCAGGAGATCTCCGACTCCGTCCGCGACATCGCCCGCGAGGTCAAGGAGGACGTGCGCGACACGGTCAAGTCACTGCGCGAGGAGCTCACCCAGATGGCGCGCGACGTGCGCCAGGGCTCCAAGCAGGAGCAGAGCCAGGCCAGGCACGAGCAGCGCGAGGCCTGGCGGGAGCAGAAGGCCGAGTGGCAACGCCAGAAGCAGGAATGGCAGCGGCAGAAGCAGGAGTGGCAGCGCCAGAGCCACGAGTGGAAGCACGACTGGAAGCGCATCTGGGCCGACAGCTTCACCGGGCACGGATCGCGTGACAGGGACGCCCGGCTCGGCCAGATGCTGGCCGAATTCGTCGAGGAGCTCCGCACGGACGCGGCGGGCGCGCAGGTGACCGAGGAGACCCTGGCCACCGCGCAGGACGCGCTCTACGACGCCGCCCGGCGCATCCGAGACGCGCTCCGATGA
- a CDS encoding oxygenase MpaB family protein has product MTDATARPELDPEPFGPGALLWEGMGDQRLMLLLGGALVMQVMHPAIGAAVGDQSVYRTDPWGRLTRSLTSLQTWVYGGPEAIREGRRLREMHKDIKGVDAQGRSYHALSAEPYAWVHLTAFERAVTMAKYFGQPYSPQEERRLYEEIIHLGRILRVPERMFPATVDDYWRYFHDMVDTTLESHPTAHDVLRTALTVGPPPIMPAPLRGLWGPLGLTSGRVNHFVTVGTLPPAVRRKLGLPWTARDEVRLRRLGRAVAATVPHLPERARYMPIAYRARQVARAQERLVRAMRVA; this is encoded by the coding sequence ATGACCGACGCGACCGCGCGCCCCGAACTCGATCCCGAACCCTTCGGCCCCGGCGCTCTGCTCTGGGAGGGCATGGGGGACCAGCGGCTGATGCTCCTGCTCGGCGGCGCTCTCGTCATGCAGGTCATGCACCCGGCCATCGGCGCCGCCGTCGGTGATCAATCGGTCTACCGGACCGACCCCTGGGGGCGGCTGACCCGCTCGCTCACCTCGCTGCAGACCTGGGTGTACGGCGGGCCGGAGGCGATCCGGGAGGGCAGGCGCCTGCGGGAGATGCACAAGGACATCAAGGGAGTCGACGCCCAGGGGCGGAGCTATCACGCGCTGAGCGCCGAGCCGTACGCCTGGGTGCACCTGACCGCCTTCGAGCGGGCCGTCACCATGGCGAAGTACTTCGGGCAGCCCTACTCCCCGCAGGAGGAGCGACGCCTGTATGAGGAGATCATCCATCTCGGCCGGATCCTGCGGGTCCCCGAGCGGATGTTCCCCGCCACCGTCGACGACTACTGGCGCTACTTCCACGACATGGTCGACACCACCCTGGAGAGCCATCCGACGGCCCACGACGTGCTGCGCACCGCGCTCACCGTGGGGCCTCCGCCGATCATGCCCGCGCCGCTGCGAGGGCTGTGGGGTCCGCTCGGACTCACCTCAGGCCGGGTCAACCACTTCGTCACGGTCGGCACGCTGCCGCCCGCCGTGCGCCGGAAGCTGGGGCTGCCGTGGACCGCGCGCGACGAGGTGCGGCTGCGCCGGCTCGGCCGGGCGGTCGCGGCGACCGTGCCGCACCTGCCCGAGCGGGCCAGATACATGCCGATCGCCTACCGGGCCAGGCAGGTCGCACGGGCCCAGGAGCGTCTCGTCCGCGCCATGCGCGTCGCCTGA
- a CDS encoding zinc-binding dehydrogenase has protein sequence MFAVTATQTDPDNPLAGLTLGERPEPEVPDGWTTVTVRAASLNHHDLWTLKGVGIRQDRLPIVLGGDAAGVDEDGNEVIVHSVIGSGADETLDPKRSLLSEQYDGTFAERVAVPRRNLVPKPAALTFEEAACLPTAWLTAYRMLFDKADLEPGSTVLVQGAGGGVATALITLGRAGGYRVWATSRSEEKRARALGLGADQVFENGARLPERVDAVMETVGQATWDHSLKALRPGGRIVVSGATSGAVPPADLNRVFFLQLSVVGSTMGTRDQLARLARFLEQTGARPVIDRTLPLTGAREGFAAMHEGDVFGKIVFTGAG, from the coding sequence ATGTTCGCCGTAACCGCCACACAGACCGATCCCGACAACCCGCTCGCCGGGCTCACGCTCGGAGAGCGCCCCGAACCCGAAGTACCCGACGGCTGGACCACCGTCACGGTGCGGGCCGCCTCGCTCAACCACCACGACCTGTGGACGCTCAAAGGCGTCGGCATCCGCCAGGACCGGCTGCCGATCGTGCTCGGCGGCGACGCCGCCGGAGTCGACGAGGACGGCAACGAGGTCATCGTGCACTCGGTGATCGGCAGCGGAGCCGACGAGACGCTCGACCCGAAGCGGTCCCTGCTGTCGGAGCAGTACGACGGCACCTTCGCCGAGCGGGTGGCCGTGCCCCGGCGCAACCTGGTGCCCAAGCCCGCCGCGCTCACTTTCGAGGAGGCGGCCTGCCTGCCCACCGCGTGGCTGACCGCCTACCGGATGCTGTTCGACAAGGCCGATCTGGAGCCGGGCTCGACCGTGCTGGTCCAGGGCGCCGGGGGCGGCGTGGCCACCGCGCTGATCACGCTGGGCCGGGCGGGCGGCTACCGGGTCTGGGCCACCAGCCGGTCGGAGGAGAAGCGGGCGCGGGCGCTCGGCCTCGGCGCCGACCAGGTCTTCGAGAACGGCGCCCGGCTGCCCGAGCGGGTCGACGCGGTGATGGAGACCGTCGGCCAGGCGACCTGGGACCACTCGCTGAAGGCGCTGCGCCCCGGCGGCCGGATCGTGGTCTCCGGGGCGACCAGCGGCGCCGTCCCCCCGGCGGACCTGAACCGGGTCTTCTTCCTGCAGCTTTCGGTGGTCGGCTCGACCATGGGCACCCGCGACCAGCTGGCCCGGCTCGCCCGGTTCCTGGAGCAGACCGGCGCCCGGCCGGTGATCGACCGGACGCTCCCGCTGACCGGGGCCCGCGAGGGGTTCGCGGCCATGCACGAGGGCGACGTGTTCGGGAAGATCGTCTTCACCGGCGCGGGCTGA
- a CDS encoding acetyl-CoA acetyltransferase, with product MSVDPRTPCLIGVAQHTVRAQPGPEPLDLWELVAREAAADAGAPGVLERLDSIQVVYADSWQYDDPAARLAERLAAEPRHRAYSRVSGTAPQLLIGEAAGRIAAGEMDAALVAGAEALATRRALRKAGERVAWSHPAVPKPPYGWERPPHPDELAHELFLPVHTYAIMETARRAASHESLEEESAHRGRMMAPMTRVAAANPHAWHREVRTPRELVVPSEDNRLVGWPYTRRTVAVLEVDQAAAVILVATGLADRLGVPRDKRVYLRGWAYAEDTWEVAARPEPGSSPAMAAAARRAFARAGVGLDDLGALDVYSCFAIALRSACAAMGLDPLDGRGLTVTGGLPYAGGPASDYVLHSTAAMAGRLRAEPGHGLVTGVGMHLTKHTYAIWSTEPGGALGDGEPVYTAEPVPIVAGYEGPATVAGYTVAHGRDGAAERGVVVADLPGGGRAHAHLRDPGLIAEAESRELVGRKIRLRADGPVNVATW from the coding sequence ATGAGCGTAGATCCCCGAACTCCCTGCCTCATCGGTGTCGCCCAGCACACGGTCCGCGCGCAGCCGGGGCCGGAACCGCTGGATCTGTGGGAGCTGGTCGCCCGTGAAGCCGCCGCCGACGCCGGGGCGCCCGGTGTGCTGGAGCGCCTCGACTCGATCCAGGTCGTCTACGCCGATTCCTGGCAGTACGACGACCCGGCGGCCAGGCTCGCCGAGCGCCTGGCCGCCGAACCCCGGCACCGGGCCTACTCCAGGGTGAGCGGCACCGCCCCGCAGCTGCTGATCGGTGAGGCGGCCGGCCGGATCGCTGCGGGAGAGATGGACGCCGCGCTGGTCGCCGGGGCGGAGGCGCTGGCCACGCGCAGGGCCCTCCGGAAGGCGGGGGAGCGGGTGGCGTGGAGCCACCCGGCCGTTCCCAAGCCGCCCTACGGATGGGAGCGTCCCCCGCACCCGGACGAGCTGGCCCACGAGCTGTTCCTGCCGGTCCACACCTACGCGATCATGGAAACCGCCCGGCGGGCGGCGAGCCACGAGTCCCTTGAGGAGGAGTCGGCCCACCGGGGCCGGATGATGGCCCCGATGACGCGGGTCGCCGCGGCCAACCCGCACGCCTGGCACCGGGAGGTCCGGACGCCGCGGGAGCTGGTCGTCCCCTCGGAGGACAACCGCCTCGTCGGCTGGCCGTACACCAGGCGCACCGTCGCGGTGCTGGAGGTGGACCAGGCCGCCGCCGTGATCCTGGTCGCCACCGGGCTCGCCGACCGGCTCGGCGTCCCCCGGGACAAGCGCGTCTACCTGCGGGGATGGGCGTACGCCGAGGACACCTGGGAGGTCGCGGCCCGGCCGGAGCCGGGCTCCTCCCCGGCCATGGCGGCCGCGGCCCGGCGGGCCTTCGCGCGGGCGGGGGTCGGTCTCGACGACCTCGGCGCGCTGGACGTCTACAGCTGCTTCGCGATCGCGCTGCGCTCGGCCTGCGCCGCCATGGGACTCGACCCGCTCGACGGCCGGGGGCTGACGGTCACCGGCGGCCTGCCGTACGCGGGCGGGCCGGCCAGCGACTACGTCCTGCACTCCACCGCGGCGATGGCCGGACGCCTGCGCGCGGAGCCGGGTCACGGCCTGGTCACCGGGGTCGGCATGCACCTGACCAAGCACACCTACGCGATCTGGTCCACCGAGCCGGGTGGCGCGCTCGGCGACGGTGAGCCGGTGTACACCGCCGAGCCGGTGCCGATCGTGGCCGGATACGAGGGGCCCGCCACCGTCGCCGGGTACACCGTCGCGCACGGCAGGGACGGCGCGGCCGAGCGCGGCGTCGTCGTCGCCGACCTGCCGGGCGGAGGCCGGGCGCACGCCCACCTCCGCGACCCCGGCCTGATCGCCGAGGCCGAGTCCCGGGAGCTCGTCGGCAGGAAGATCCGCCTGCGCGCCGACGGGCCGGTGAACGTCGCGACCTGGTGA
- a CDS encoding trypsin-like serine peptidase: MNSRARRLTIPLTGVLMIAGVIGATTRADAGTAPSDVVSSAASETAGEATAFWSPERMRKATDASDDLDLSVKGGKASSAAGPDGRAGAVPPIGGEGTRSIKSKQVNLPNTVGRVFFTLPGANPLDPGSWKYCSGTSVQSKYRNLVATSAHCVYDVKTNRFYDNWIFIPSYWDGNQAWDGKNPYGIYAAKWFNAHDDFVVKEDYDFDYAFVNVHSGFKVNWEKGTDGTWKPVVKDVGRLGDNVGGQGFAWNQKVKNKVFSFGYPAGLHPDGDKPFTGRTMKWCFGTTGAMPAAPKYNLQEHVGFKCAFTAGASGGPWLLKYKSSTRTGYLNGVNSVAWDTDKNDRYDRISSPYFNGDTYQVYKVAANRWTK; the protein is encoded by the coding sequence TTGAATTCCCGAGCACGGCGCCTCACGATCCCCCTCACCGGCGTTCTCATGATCGCCGGAGTGATCGGCGCCACCACCCGTGCCGACGCCGGTACGGCCCCCAGCGACGTGGTCAGTTCGGCCGCCTCGGAGACGGCCGGCGAGGCCACCGCCTTCTGGTCGCCGGAGCGGATGCGCAAGGCCACCGACGCGTCCGACGACCTCGACCTCAGCGTCAAGGGCGGCAAGGCCTCCAGCGCCGCCGGCCCCGACGGGCGGGCGGGAGCGGTCCCGCCGATCGGCGGGGAGGGCACCCGGTCGATCAAGAGCAAGCAGGTCAACCTGCCCAACACCGTCGGCCGCGTCTTCTTCACCCTGCCCGGCGCCAACCCCCTGGACCCGGGGAGCTGGAAGTACTGCTCCGGCACCTCCGTCCAGAGCAAGTACCGCAACCTGGTCGCCACCTCGGCCCACTGCGTCTACGACGTGAAGACCAACCGGTTCTACGACAACTGGATCTTCATCCCGTCCTACTGGGACGGCAACCAGGCGTGGGACGGCAAGAACCCCTACGGCATCTACGCGGCCAAGTGGTTCAACGCCCACGACGACTTCGTGGTGAAGGAGGACTACGACTTCGACTACGCCTTCGTCAACGTCCACTCCGGGTTCAAGGTGAACTGGGAGAAGGGCACCGACGGCACGTGGAAGCCGGTCGTCAAGGACGTCGGCCGGCTCGGCGACAACGTCGGCGGCCAGGGCTTCGCCTGGAACCAGAAGGTCAAGAACAAGGTCTTCTCCTTCGGCTACCCGGCCGGCCTGCACCCCGACGGGGACAAGCCCTTCACCGGCCGCACCATGAAGTGGTGCTTCGGCACGACCGGCGCCATGCCTGCCGCTCCGAAGTACAACCTCCAGGAGCACGTCGGCTTCAAGTGCGCCTTCACCGCGGGCGCCAGCGGCGGCCCGTGGCTGCTGAAGTACAAGAGCTCCACGCGGACCGGCTACCTGAACGGCGTCAACAGCGTCGCCTGGGACACCGACAAGAACGACCGCTACGACAGGATCTCCTCGCCGTACTTCAACGGGGACACCTACCAGGTCTACAAGGTCGCGGCCAACCGCTGGACCAAGTAG